The proteins below are encoded in one region of Paenisporosarcina cavernae:
- a CDS encoding nuclease-related domain-containing protein, translating into MNTVEPSQLKVYKRLRNRVESVDPLYAHLSRQIELISAGFGGEKEVERVIRTLNLPDDSYVFTDLHIPMSNNRYLQIDVLVLTPSYFLLLEVKNIRGTIMFEKNPNQLVREVENVREVFRCPEQQVIRHERRLRGLLNAISASGLPEIHPLIVMAYPKTIVLKGPEKVNIINACDLENYVEEINANFSMESQELHRIASIVERKSWPFLMTPLHEKFPLETTDIKIGVFCSECLSPIRKRLRLCPYCSYPVMQSRIDSIADLMLLVRNPVSNADIREFLNIHQHETISYILQHANFRITGKGKGTRYHLR; encoded by the coding sequence ATGAATACTGTAGAACCCTCTCAATTAAAAGTATATAAAAGATTGCGAAACCGTGTGGAAAGCGTGGATCCTCTATACGCTCATTTAAGTCGACAAATTGAATTGATAAGTGCGGGATTTGGTGGAGAAAAAGAAGTGGAAAGAGTAATTCGAACACTTAATCTACCTGATGACTCGTATGTTTTTACCGATTTGCATATCCCGATGAGTAACAACCGGTATCTTCAGATTGATGTTCTTGTTCTGACACCATCGTATTTTCTTTTATTAGAAGTTAAAAACATACGGGGAACAATCATGTTTGAAAAAAATCCAAACCAATTAGTTCGAGAAGTCGAAAATGTGCGAGAAGTGTTTCGTTGCCCAGAGCAACAAGTCATTCGACATGAGAGACGGCTTCGTGGATTATTAAATGCCATTTCAGCATCAGGATTACCAGAAATACATCCCTTGATAGTGATGGCGTACCCAAAAACAATCGTTCTAAAAGGACCTGAAAAAGTGAACATCATTAATGCATGTGATCTTGAGAATTACGTGGAAGAAATTAATGCAAACTTCAGTATGGAATCACAAGAATTACATAGAATCGCATCGATCGTCGAACGAAAAAGTTGGCCATTTTTAATGACGCCGCTACATGAAAAATTCCCATTAGAAACAACTGACATAAAAATAGGGGTATTTTGCTCTGAATGCTTGTCTCCAATTCGAAAAAGACTCCGACTTTGTCCATACTGTTCTTACCCAGTTATGCAAAGTCGTATAGACTCTATTGCGGATTTAATGTTACTAGTTCGTAATCCAGTTTCTAACGCAGATATTCGAGAATTTCTCAACATTCATCAACATGAGACAATTTCATATATTCTCCAACACGCAAACTTTAGAATCACTGGTAAAGGAAAAGGAACTAGATATCATTTGAGATAA
- a CDS encoding TIGR03826 family flagellar region protein, whose translation MGELKNCPSCGDFFNYTGIRDVCAKCAQDEERQYEEVYKFLRKRENRAANVERIVEVTGVNEDLLYKWVRKGRLQPALFPNLGYPCDNCGKLTNSGKLCQNCTNDLKRDLNQFDAAQNFREAIKQNEKGTYHSDRK comes from the coding sequence ATGGGTGAATTGAAAAACTGTCCTAGCTGTGGTGATTTTTTCAACTACACGGGTATTCGAGATGTGTGCGCAAAGTGTGCGCAAGATGAAGAACGCCAATACGAAGAAGTGTATAAATTTCTCCGAAAACGAGAAAATCGTGCGGCCAATGTAGAGCGTATTGTGGAAGTGACAGGTGTAAATGAGGATTTACTGTATAAATGGGTACGTAAAGGTAGACTGCAACCTGCGTTGTTTCCGAATTTAGGTTATCCATGTGATAACTGCGGGAAGTTAACGAATTCAGGGAAATTGTGTCAAAACTGTACAAATGATTTAAAACGTGACTTGAATCAGTTTGACGCTGCACAAAATTTCCGTGAAGCGATCAAGCAAAATGAAAAAGGAACGTATCATTCCGATCGGAAGTAA
- a CDS encoding response regulator, with protein sequence MTKIVIIDDHQLFREGVKRILDFEDSFEVVAEGDDGNDAVGLYERYSPDVILMDINMPRKNGVEATGELMARYPEARVIMLSIHDDESYVTHALKTGALGYMLKEMDADAIVQAIKVVAAGGSYLHPKVTRNLVTEFRRLTERENKGNFHQTEIRRPFHLLTKRECEVLQLLTDGQSNRLIGETLFISEKTVKNHVSSILQKMNVNDRTQAVVTAIKNGWVEVR encoded by the coding sequence ATGACGAAAATTGTAATTATTGATGATCACCAGTTATTCCGCGAAGGCGTAAAACGTATATTAGACTTTGAAGATTCGTTTGAAGTAGTAGCTGAAGGAGACGACGGCAACGATGCAGTAGGTCTTTACGAACGCTATTCACCAGACGTTATATTAATGGACATCAACATGCCACGTAAAAATGGTGTAGAAGCCACAGGTGAACTAATGGCTCGTTACCCAGAAGCACGCGTTATCATGCTCTCCATCCATGACGACGAATCGTACGTAACACACGCACTGAAAACAGGTGCACTTGGATACATGTTAAAAGAAATGGACGCAGACGCAATCGTTCAAGCAATCAAAGTAGTTGCTGCTGGCGGAAGTTACCTACATCCAAAAGTAACTCGTAACCTAGTAACCGAATTCCGTCGCCTAACAGAACGCGAAAACAAAGGCAATTTCCACCAAACAGAGATTCGACGTCCGTTCCATCTATTAACAAAACGCGAATGCGAAGTATTACAACTCTTAACAGACGGACAATCAAACCGACTCATCGGAGAAACACTGTTCATCTCCGAAAAAACAGTCAAAAACCATGTATCATCCATCTTACAAAAAATGAACGTCAACGACCGTACACAAGCAGTCGTAACTGCCATCAAAAACGGATGGGTAGAAGTGCGATAA
- a CDS encoding nuclear transport factor 2 family protein — protein sequence MNGKYMALILAFGLTLTGCSQDDQASTSGSANDGEAMSKDAAVEHSIDDVGFSLNGGSVEEAADVPENEKQEILAAFDAYMESFNEEDVDTYMATLAKNPDGFNIEEERANVEETFDRFDTTRTPSDITIVKYSEEEAQVYANLSIEMTETETNTPINGAGKQVTVFAKENNAWKVTSVYFIRDAE from the coding sequence ATGAACGGTAAATACATGGCGTTAATTTTGGCTTTTGGTCTTACGCTTACTGGGTGTTCCCAAGATGACCAAGCTTCCACGAGCGGTTCGGCGAATGACGGCGAGGCTATGTCGAAGGATGCAGCGGTGGAGCATTCGATTGATGATGTTGGTTTTTCGTTAAATGGAGGTAGCGTGGAAGAGGCTGCGGATGTTCCTGAGAATGAAAAACAGGAGATTTTAGCTGCGTTTGATGCGTACATGGAATCCTTTAATGAAGAAGATGTGGATACTTACATGGCGACACTGGCGAAGAATCCAGATGGTTTTAATATCGAAGAAGAACGCGCGAATGTGGAAGAGACGTTTGATCGTTTCGATACGACGCGTACACCTTCTGATATCACGATTGTGAAGTATTCCGAAGAGGAAGCGCAAGTGTATGCGAATCTGTCAATTGAAATGACGGAGACGGAAACAAACACGCCAATCAATGGTGCTGGGAAGCAAGTAACTGTGTTCGCAAAAGAGAATAATGCGTGGAAAGTGACGAGTGTCTATTTCATTCGGGACGCGGAGTAA
- a CDS encoding sensor histidine kinase — protein MSAKSIDSKSLDYIFNQMVATMDQSKKDIFIISEQSRSNFEQMKNELHQIRLNINLVITEGDLLEDKTRLARRRLAEVSKHFTTFSEEEVRKAYESANELQIKLSINRTEERQLRERRDELERRLLGLGETIERADQLVAQVNIVLNYLSSDLRQVGQALETAKIKQDYSFKIIEAQEEERKRLSREIHDGPAQMMANVLVRSDLIERTYREKGVEHALAEISDLKVMVRNALSEVRRIIYDLRPMALDDLGLIPTLKKYLSTIEEYNVGCKLHFQTFGKEKRLHSNMEVAIFRLIQESITNAMKHGRCKEVWVKVEWTRNNVNVVVKDNGIGFDQKMVKEQSFGMIGMRERVELIKGEMEVISVIGEGTTMKFKIPLDEEKDT, from the coding sequence ATGTCTGCGAAATCGATTGATAGTAAATCGCTCGATTATATTTTTAACCAAATGGTAGCCACGATGGATCAGTCCAAAAAGGATATCTTCATTATAAGTGAACAAAGTCGATCCAACTTTGAGCAAATGAAAAATGAGTTGCATCAAATTCGATTAAATATCAACTTAGTCATTACGGAAGGTGATTTACTCGAAGATAAAACGCGACTTGCTCGAAGAAGACTTGCAGAGGTATCCAAACATTTTACCACATTTTCCGAGGAAGAAGTGCGTAAAGCGTATGAATCGGCGAATGAATTACAGATTAAGTTATCGATTAATCGAACAGAAGAGCGGCAGCTTCGTGAGCGCCGTGACGAATTAGAACGACGATTGTTAGGACTAGGCGAAACTATCGAACGAGCGGATCAGTTAGTGGCCCAAGTAAATATCGTTCTTAACTACTTGTCATCGGATTTACGACAAGTTGGACAAGCTCTCGAAACAGCGAAGATTAAGCAAGATTATAGCTTTAAAATTATTGAAGCCCAAGAAGAAGAGCGAAAACGATTATCGCGTGAAATTCACGATGGACCAGCGCAAATGATGGCGAACGTTCTTGTCCGTTCGGATTTAATCGAACGAACCTATCGGGAAAAAGGAGTCGAGCATGCGCTTGCAGAAATATCGGACTTAAAAGTCATGGTTCGAAATGCACTTTCGGAAGTGCGTCGAATTATATATGACTTGCGGCCAATGGCACTCGACGACTTGGGATTAATACCTACCCTCAAAAAATACTTATCTACTATCGAAGAATATAACGTAGGGTGCAAATTACACTTCCAAACGTTTGGAAAAGAAAAACGTTTGCACTCGAATATGGAAGTTGCGATTTTCCGTCTCATTCAAGAATCTATCACGAATGCCATGAAACACGGTCGATGTAAAGAAGTTTGGGTCAAAGTCGAATGGACCCGAAACAATGTAAATGTCGTCGTAAAAGATAATGGCATTGGCTTCGATCAAAAAATGGTCAAAGAGCAATCTTTTGGTATGATAGGAATGAGAGAACGAGTTGAATTGATTAAAGGTGAAATGGAAGTTATCTCCGTTATTGGAGAAGGAACGACCATGAAGTTTAAAATCCCATTAGATGAGGAAAAAGACACATAA
- the flgM gene encoding flagellar biosynthesis anti-sigma factor FlgM, with amino-acid sequence MKINQVGVNAVNPYKKQSQKVEAAEAKQKFASDKLEISSVAKEMQTSVYSAERAEKIAKLKESIDAGTYQVDANKLAADLVNFYKE; translated from the coding sequence ATGAAGATTAATCAAGTTGGCGTAAATGCCGTTAATCCGTATAAAAAGCAATCACAGAAGGTTGAAGCTGCAGAAGCGAAACAAAAATTCGCATCTGATAAGTTAGAAATCTCATCTGTCGCAAAAGAAATGCAAACGTCTGTGTATTCTGCAGAGCGTGCGGAAAAAATTGCGAAGCTAAAAGAATCTATTGATGCTGGTACGTATCAAGTTGATGCGAACAAATTAGCAGCAGATTTAGTGAATTTTTATAAAGAATAA
- a CDS encoding ComF family protein — MHCLVCNAPIETDTWSAILLHQFPTRCCVTCKEKFVDYTAPILTTDFIGTKYEGALGSITCLYEYNDWMRDVLHVYKFLGDVELAEIFRDRIKSTLPKNVNIVPIPMHPYKLQQRTFSPVEELLKRAGVPFENALEKVSSITMGKLKKEERLAASVLFQKMKNMVDKDIVLFDDLYTTGTTMHQAALVLKEAGAKSVSGIALIHA, encoded by the coding sequence ATGCATTGTCTAGTATGTAATGCACCTATTGAAACGGATACATGGAGTGCCATTCTTCTTCATCAGTTTCCGACACGTTGCTGCGTAACATGTAAAGAGAAATTCGTGGATTACACAGCACCCATCCTTACAACAGACTTTATCGGAACGAAATACGAAGGGGCATTGGGTTCCATCACTTGTCTTTATGAATACAATGATTGGATGAGGGATGTTTTACATGTGTATAAATTTCTCGGCGATGTGGAATTAGCTGAAATCTTTCGTGATCGAATCAAATCCACCCTACCGAAAAACGTAAACATTGTTCCGATTCCAATGCATCCTTATAAATTGCAACAACGGACTTTTTCTCCAGTAGAGGAATTGCTAAAAAGAGCGGGAGTTCCATTTGAAAATGCACTAGAAAAAGTATCATCTATTACGATGGGGAAATTAAAAAAAGAAGAGCGACTAGCAGCAAGTGTTTTATTCCAAAAAATGAAAAACATGGTAGACAAAGATATCGTATTATTTGATGACTTGTACACCACAGGGACGACGATGCACCAAGCGGCACTCGTTTTAAAAGAAGCTGGGGCGAAATCCGTATCAGGAATTGCGCTCATTCACGCTTAA
- a CDS encoding DEAD/DEAH box helicase: MTVPFDQNVQAFFSGRIWLRDHTPFPSDVIDYHLQHHFLTATPSIEETHCKRCGNEDLTSFSCAKCQKTCHYCRHCIRMGRCATCASLLIWTGPEIIREITMTYIENSALTPKQRQASDEMLQSHRDNKSHLIHAVCGAGKTEMLFPVIHQMLREKKRICIATPRTDVVLELYPRFQEVFRGVEIHALYGGVEPETKYADMVITTTHQLYRFEHAFDVMIVDEADAFPYSVDASLQFAVNKAKKQHVATHYVTATPDKKLVQKVDKVSEVLERFHGYPLPVPKFESLWRYKKQLNNGIFPGKLKQWIDRQISSDKPFLVFFPTIELMEKAAEHFPEIPALHAESSSRKESVLSLRYGKIPGIFTTTILERGVTISNVQVAVVGADEPIFTTSALIQICGRVGRDKHFPNGTIVYFHHGISEEMDEAVREINRCNRGFSHALSSM; this comes from the coding sequence ATGACTGTACCATTTGACCAAAATGTACAAGCTTTTTTTAGTGGCCGTATTTGGCTACGCGATCATACGCCATTTCCCAGTGATGTGATCGATTATCACCTCCAGCACCACTTTCTTACTGCAACACCTTCTATTGAAGAAACTCATTGCAAGCGCTGTGGCAATGAAGATCTGACTTCTTTCTCATGCGCGAAATGCCAAAAAACGTGTCATTATTGTCGTCATTGTATTCGGATGGGGCGATGTGCAACATGTGCATCGTTACTTATATGGACTGGTCCAGAAATCATTCGAGAAATAACCATGACATATATCGAAAATTCCGCACTTACGCCTAAACAGCGTCAAGCTTCTGACGAGATGTTGCAAAGCCATCGCGACAATAAGTCTCATTTAATCCACGCAGTATGCGGAGCTGGAAAAACAGAGATGCTTTTTCCAGTGATCCATCAAATGCTACGAGAGAAGAAACGTATATGTATCGCAACTCCAAGGACAGATGTGGTGTTGGAGTTGTATCCTCGGTTTCAAGAAGTATTTCGCGGAGTGGAGATTCATGCTCTATATGGTGGAGTAGAGCCTGAGACGAAGTATGCAGATATGGTCATTACTACTACGCACCAATTGTATCGGTTTGAACATGCATTTGATGTCATGATTGTCGATGAAGCTGACGCTTTTCCTTATTCTGTAGATGCATCGCTCCAATTCGCGGTGAATAAAGCGAAAAAACAGCACGTAGCGACTCATTATGTTACAGCTACACCAGACAAGAAATTAGTCCAAAAAGTCGACAAAGTCAGTGAAGTGTTAGAACGATTTCACGGGTACCCGCTACCGGTGCCAAAATTTGAAAGTTTGTGGCGATATAAAAAGCAACTGAACAACGGAATATTTCCCGGGAAATTGAAACAGTGGATCGATCGACAGATTTCATCTGACAAGCCGTTTCTAGTTTTCTTTCCTACGATTGAGTTGATGGAAAAAGCAGCAGAACATTTCCCAGAAATTCCAGCACTTCACGCTGAATCTTCCTCTCGCAAAGAAAGTGTACTTTCTCTTCGATACGGCAAAATTCCCGGCATTTTCACCACGACGATTTTAGAACGAGGAGTAACTATTTCGAACGTGCAAGTTGCAGTTGTCGGAGCAGATGAACCGATTTTTACGACGAGTGCACTCATACAAATTTGTGGTCGTGTTGGAAGAGACAAACATTTTCCTAATGGAACGATTGTTTACTTTCACCACGGAATTTCGGAAGAGATGGATGAGGCAGTTAGAGAAATAAATCGGTGCAACAGGGGATTCTCTCATGCATTGTCTAGTATGTAA